One window of the Pedobacter ginsengisoli genome contains the following:
- a CDS encoding SRPBCC family protein, giving the protein MKIIKVLAGIIVVIIALFFIIGFFLPKTYSVSRSIEINKPDSIAYQKTLNFNDFGLWNPWMQMDKTAKHTVTGDGVSVGSKFSWEGKEVGTGSITIEKLNPNKQIDEKLEFIKPFQSTATTSFYFEPTANGSTKVTWDFRGENTSIFSKWMSLAYDSMIGKDYEKGLANLKAFVEK; this is encoded by the coding sequence ATGAAAATAATTAAAGTTTTAGCGGGCATTATTGTAGTAATCATTGCCCTCTTTTTTATCATTGGTTTCTTCCTTCCTAAAACTTACAGCGTAAGCAGATCCATTGAAATTAACAAACCTGACAGCATAGCCTATCAGAAAACATTAAATTTTAACGATTTTGGATTATGGAACCCATGGATGCAAATGGACAAGACTGCTAAGCACACGGTAACGGGCGATGGTGTTTCTGTAGGTTCAAAATTTAGCTGGGAAGGAAAAGAAGTAGGAACCGGAAGCATTACAATTGAAAAACTTAACCCAAACAAGCAAATCGACGAAAAACTAGAATTCATTAAACCATTTCAAAGCACTGCAACAACCTCGTTCTATTTTGAGCCTACCGCCAATGGCAGCACAAAAGTAACCTGGGACTTTAGAGGAGAGAATACATCTATTTTCTCAAAATGGATGTCGCTCGCATATGACTCCATGATCGGAAAAGATTACGAAAAAGGATTAGCCAACTTAAAGGCCTTTGTAGAAAAATAG
- a CDS encoding RNA polymerase sigma factor, translating into MTKNEFNLKLNDHSVSLQSFALNFTKDIEDANDLVQDTMLKAVTYYSKFKEGTNLKGWLFTIMKNTFINNYRRLVKTNALITQSDDISSANLHYSASKNTSDSKFVIGDINKALATLQPEYHIPFVKYFEGYKYHEIAEMLNIPIGTVKTRIHVARQILKKYLKTYSKDVLGADIV; encoded by the coding sequence ATGACAAAAAATGAATTCAACCTCAAATTAAATGACCACTCGGTCTCTCTACAGTCATTCGCTTTAAATTTTACAAAAGATATTGAAGATGCAAACGACCTGGTACAAGATACTATGTTGAAGGCTGTAACTTATTATAGTAAGTTCAAAGAAGGAACAAACCTTAAAGGATGGTTGTTTACGATTATGAAAAATACCTTCATTAATAATTATCGCCGTTTGGTAAAAACAAATGCATTAATTACTCAGTCTGATGATATTTCTTCGGCAAATCTTCATTACAGTGCTTCTAAAAACACCAGCGACAGCAAGTTTGTTATAGGTGATATTAATAAGGCTCTGGCTACTTTACAGCCAGAATATCATATTCCATTTGTTAAGTATTTTGAAGGGTACAAATACCATGAAATTGCAGAGATGCTTAACATTCCTATTGGTACTGTGAAAACAAGAATACATGTTGCCCGACAGATTTTAAAAAAGTATCTAAAAACATACTCTAAAGATGTTCTTGGAGCTGATATAGTTTAA
- a CDS encoding transposase, with product MPSTTKSLLSLFLPEFILENFEFTNAIEEPDTFHIQLEELNTLPTEWNSIKVQSKGFFPEIVVQDFPIRGHKVFYHIKRRRWMNLESGKVIYRDWTLVEKGTRMTGDFAAFLKEINQYSTQ from the coding sequence ATGCCATCCACTACCAAGTCTTTACTGAGCCTATTTTTACCAGAATTTATCTTAGAGAATTTTGAATTCACCAATGCGATTGAAGAACCAGATACTTTTCATATTCAGTTAGAAGAGCTCAATACTCTGCCAACAGAATGGAATTCGATCAAGGTGCAGTCCAAAGGCTTCTTTCCAGAGATTGTAGTTCAGGATTTCCCTATCCGTGGCCATAAGGTTTTTTATCACATCAAACGGCGGCGATGGATGAATCTGGAAAGTGGTAAGGTGATCTACCGGGATTGGACTTTAGTAGAAAAGGGAACGCGAATGACAGGAGATTTCGCGGCTTTTTTAAAAGAAATCAATCAATACAGCACCCAATAG
- a CDS encoding transposase, protein MNTAPNSIDSISSFYGVNAKNLLRQYRDYLSEFKSWNQKSHAKKWLLFPQNLGKHLSIDETSLSHGELYTIVTNKAAKGKKGAIVAIVAGTKAETVISILHQIPERDRKKVTEITLDMAGNMELIAKRCFPVAVRVTDRFHVQKLATEALQEMRIKYRWEAIDAENEALESAKKTGADFGMEVLANGDTLKQLLARSRYVLYKKPSDWKQSQKERAKLLFEKYPDLKTAYGLSIGLSQLFENTKDKVFGLANLARWHEKVRQTGFKSFNTIARSIQNHYTTILNYFDNRSTNASAESFNAKIKAFRTQFRGVKNIEFFLYRLTQLYA, encoded by the coding sequence ATCAATACAGCACCCAATAGCATTGACAGTATCAGCTCCTTTTATGGGGTAAACGCCAAAAACCTGCTTCGCCAGTATCGTGATTACCTGAGTGAATTTAAAAGCTGGAATCAAAAATCACATGCTAAGAAGTGGCTTTTATTTCCTCAGAATCTTGGTAAACATCTTTCTATTGATGAGACTAGCCTGTCTCATGGAGAACTCTATACAATCGTTACTAATAAAGCTGCTAAAGGCAAAAAGGGCGCGATCGTGGCCATTGTAGCTGGTACCAAAGCAGAAACCGTAATTTCGATATTGCACCAAATTCCAGAAAGGGACCGCAAAAAGGTTACTGAAATCACATTAGATATGGCAGGTAATATGGAGCTCATTGCCAAGAGATGTTTTCCCGTGGCGGTAAGAGTAACAGACAGGTTTCATGTACAGAAACTGGCTACTGAGGCACTTCAGGAAATGCGGATCAAATACCGATGGGAAGCTATAGATGCTGAAAATGAGGCCTTGGAATCTGCAAAGAAGACTGGTGCCGACTTTGGTATGGAAGTACTTGCAAATGGAGATACCTTGAAACAATTACTAGCAAGAAGCAGGTATGTACTGTACAAGAAGCCTTCAGACTGGAAACAGAGCCAAAAAGAAAGAGCAAAACTCCTATTTGAAAAATATCCAGACCTTAAAACAGCCTACGGACTCAGCATAGGGCTTAGTCAGTTATTTGAAAATACAAAAGATAAAGTCTTCGGATTGGCTAACCTGGCCAGGTGGCACGAGAAAGTAAGACAGACTGGCTTCAAATCCTTCAACACAATTGCACGCTCAATTCAAAATCATTACACCACCATTCTGAACTATTTTGATAACAGATCTACAAATGCTTCGGCTGAATCGTTCAATGCTAAAATAAAGGCTTTCAGAACGCAATTCAGAGGGGTGAAAAATATAGAATTCTTCCTGTACAGACTAACTCAACTGTATGCCTAA
- a CDS encoding PfkB family carbohydrate kinase — translation MSLIIIGTVAFDAIETPFGKTDKIVGGAATYASLAASYFYNKVKIVGVVGDDFHQEDINTFTNHGIDTEGLQIKDGEKSFFWSGKYHNDMNSRDTLVTELNVLENFDPIIPDSYQDCEYLMLGNLTPIVQQTVIKRLKNKPKLIVLDTMNFWMDIMMPDLLETLKMVDVLTINDEEARQLSGEYSLVKASQKILAMGPKYLIIKKGEHGALLFHEDKIFSAPALPLAEVFDPTGAGDTFAGGFIGYMAKVGTVNFNNMKNAIIFGSALASFCVEKFGTEKILNLTAEEVTARVQEFVNLSSFSIES, via the coding sequence ATGAGCCTGATAATCATAGGTACTGTAGCTTTTGATGCAATCGAAACTCCTTTCGGAAAGACAGATAAAATAGTAGGTGGTGCCGCAACTTATGCAAGTTTAGCTGCTTCTTACTTCTACAATAAAGTAAAAATTGTTGGTGTTGTAGGTGATGATTTTCATCAAGAAGACATAAATACTTTTACAAACCATGGAATTGACACAGAGGGATTGCAGATAAAAGACGGAGAAAAGTCTTTCTTTTGGTCCGGAAAATATCATAATGATATGAATAGCCGCGACACCTTAGTTACTGAACTTAATGTTCTGGAGAACTTTGACCCTATTATTCCTGATAGCTACCAAGACTGCGAGTACTTAATGCTAGGCAACCTTACTCCTATTGTTCAGCAAACTGTTATCAAACGTCTGAAAAATAAACCTAAATTAATCGTTTTAGATACAATGAACTTTTGGATGGACATCATGATGCCTGATTTGCTGGAAACGCTTAAAATGGTAGATGTACTTACCATCAATGATGAAGAGGCACGTCAACTGTCAGGAGAGTATTCGTTAGTTAAAGCTTCTCAGAAGATTTTGGCAATGGGGCCTAAGTATCTGATCATTAAAAAAGGCGAACATGGAGCCTTGTTATTTCATGAAGATAAAATTTTCTCGGCTCCGGCTTTACCATTAGCCGAGGTATTTGATCCGACTGGTGCAGGAGATACTTTTGCAGGTGGTTTTATTGGCTACATGGCTAAAGTAGGGACTGTTAACTTTAACAATATGAAAAATGCCATAATTTTTGGCTCTGCCCTTGCTTCTTTCTGTGTAGAGAAATTTGGAACTGAAAAGATCTTAAATTTAACAGCAGAAGAAGTTACTGCACGCGTTCAGGAATTTGTAAACCTAAGCTCATTTTCAATAGAATCATAA
- a CDS encoding transposase yields the protein MSEAAETLISLLLPEGILDYFELTQVEKEGKMLNIYLEEKNIAPDGYANKDLESKGFFPEVSIQDFPIRGQKVALRIKRRRWTVKKTAEIISRDWDLVRKGARMTTEFGLFLKGIFG from the coding sequence TTGAGCGAAGCTGCAGAAACCCTTATCAGTTTATTATTACCAGAAGGCATTCTGGATTATTTTGAATTAACGCAAGTAGAAAAAGAAGGTAAGATGTTGAATATCTACCTTGAAGAGAAAAATATAGCCCCTGATGGCTATGCAAACAAAGACCTTGAGTCCAAAGGCTTCTTTCCAGAGGTGAGTATCCAGGATTTTCCAATTCGAGGTCAAAAAGTCGCTTTACGCATTAAACGGCGTCGCTGGACAGTTAAGAAGACCGCGGAGATCATCAGCAGAGATTGGGATTTAGTAAGGAAAGGGGCACGAATGACAACGGAATTCGGTCTTTTTTTAAAAGGAATATTTGGATAA
- the murB gene encoding UDP-N-acetylmuramate dehydrogenase, which yields MLNVQKNKSLKPYNTFSISVDANYFAEILSEQDLLDVLKSDLMKQQSLLVLGGGSNVLFTKDFEGLVMKISIPGISSAVKGDEIVVTAGAGVVWNDLVKYCVQNGFAGIENLSLIPGTVGASPIQNIGAYGVELKDVFESCVAYEIATSEKRVFNFKDCRFGYRDSVFKNELKGQYIITSVSFKLSKSAKINSQYGAIQEELSNKGIATPTIKDISDVVSEIRVAKLPDPSTIGNAGSFFKNPVITKDEFEIVKSLHPNVVHYPAPDNKVKLAAGWLIEQCGFKGIVVGQTGTWKNQALVLVNHGSATGEEVYSFSEQIINNVDAKFGVKLEREVNIL from the coding sequence ATGTTAAACGTGCAAAAGAATAAATCATTAAAGCCTTACAATACATTTAGTATATCTGTTGATGCAAATTATTTTGCTGAAATCCTTTCAGAACAGGATCTTTTGGATGTGCTAAAATCGGATCTAATGAAGCAACAGAGCTTACTGGTTCTGGGAGGGGGAAGTAATGTCTTGTTTACAAAGGATTTTGAGGGATTGGTAATGAAAATAAGTATCCCTGGAATTTCCAGTGCTGTAAAAGGGGATGAGATTGTTGTTACGGCTGGTGCAGGAGTGGTTTGGAATGATCTTGTAAAATATTGTGTTCAAAATGGTTTTGCCGGTATAGAAAATCTTAGCCTTATTCCCGGCACTGTGGGGGCTTCACCAATACAAAACATTGGTGCTTATGGTGTGGAATTAAAGGATGTTTTTGAATCTTGTGTAGCTTATGAAATTGCGACTTCAGAAAAGCGAGTGTTTAATTTTAAAGATTGCCGTTTTGGATATAGAGATAGTGTTTTTAAGAATGAACTTAAAGGACAATACATCATTACCTCGGTTAGCTTTAAGCTAAGTAAGTCGGCAAAAATTAATTCTCAATATGGTGCTATACAGGAGGAATTAAGTAATAAAGGTATTGCTACTCCAACCATTAAAGATATTTCTGATGTTGTTTCGGAAATAAGGGTTGCCAAACTCCCTGATCCTTCTACAATAGGGAATGCCGGGAGCTTTTTTAAAAATCCCGTTATTACAAAAGATGAATTTGAAATTGTAAAGTCTTTACACCCAAATGTAGTTCACTATCCGGCCCCTGATAATAAGGTTAAACTTGCAGCAGGCTGGTTAATAGAACAGTGTGGGTTTAAAGGTATTGTTGTTGGGCAAACAGGAACATGGAAAAATCAGGCCTTGGTTCTGGTTAACCACGGTAGCGCAACTGGCGAGGAAGTGTATAGTTTTTCAGAACAAATTATAAATAATGTGGATGCCAAGTTTGGTGTTAAGTTGGAAAGGGAAGTAAATATCCTGTGA
- a CDS encoding transposase, whose amino-acid sequence MDNHPISCYHLGHYFQVDGKQLQEQYKEHISDYNSWEQKDHADQWMLFTKNISPYLSIDETALSNGELYTIITNKTAKGRKGAIVAMIKGTVAEDIITVLKKIPERLRKRVQEVTMDMAANMQLAIRRCFTNAHRVIDRFHVQKLAYDAVQECRIKYRWEALDAENEAIKQAKRAKTIFRGEVLSNGDTLKQLLARSRYLLFKHHSKWTQVQKNRAELLFERYPELKKAYKLSLRLGEIFKVCKSKEQAFKRLALWYNDVEDSAIESFRTVSRSIQAHYLSILNFFTNRSTNASAESFNAKVKAFRATSRGVRDVKFFLFRLSKIYA is encoded by the coding sequence TTGGATAATCATCCAATCAGCTGCTATCATTTAGGTCATTACTTTCAGGTAGATGGCAAACAGCTTCAAGAACAATATAAAGAGCATATCAGCGATTACAATAGTTGGGAACAGAAAGATCATGCAGACCAGTGGATGTTGTTCACAAAGAATATCAGTCCATATTTAAGCATCGACGAGACTGCTTTATCCAATGGAGAATTATATACCATCATCACCAATAAGACTGCAAAAGGTCGTAAAGGCGCTATTGTAGCAATGATCAAAGGTACAGTAGCCGAGGATATTATCACCGTACTGAAGAAAATACCCGAAAGGCTTCGAAAACGAGTACAGGAAGTCACCATGGATATGGCTGCAAATATGCAGTTGGCCATTAGGAGATGTTTTACCAATGCGCACAGGGTCATCGACCGCTTCCATGTTCAAAAACTTGCTTATGATGCTGTACAGGAATGCAGAATCAAATACCGTTGGGAAGCTCTGGATGCAGAAAATGAAGCGATTAAGCAAGCAAAGAGAGCTAAAACCATCTTCCGCGGGGAGGTGCTTTCCAACGGAGATACGCTAAAGCAATTGCTGGCCAGAAGCAGGTATTTGCTGTTCAAGCACCACAGCAAGTGGACTCAGGTTCAGAAAAATCGGGCTGAACTACTATTTGAGCGGTATCCCGAGTTAAAAAAGGCTTATAAACTATCCCTTAGATTAGGCGAAATCTTTAAGGTATGTAAAAGCAAGGAGCAGGCATTTAAAAGACTGGCATTGTGGTATAATGATGTGGAAGATTCCGCAATAGAATCATTCAGAACAGTATCCAGATCCATACAGGCTCATTATTTATCTATTCTGAATTTCTTTACTAATAGATCAACGAATGCTTCAGCTGAGTCATTCAATGCCAAGGTTAAAGCTTTCAGAGCAACTTCCAGAGGGGTAAGAGATGTCAAATTCTTTCTATTCAGACTTTCTAAAATATATGCTTAA
- a CDS encoding cytochrome b5 domain-containing protein, protein MELPIYTKQQLALRNGQDKPQIWIAYKGVIYDVTDSRMWRNGKHYEHWAGQDLTDELPDAPHTEMVFEKFTAIGKLST, encoded by the coding sequence ATGGAGCTGCCAATTTACACAAAGCAACAGCTTGCATTGCGCAACGGACAGGATAAGCCACAAATATGGATTGCCTATAAAGGAGTTATTTATGATGTAACAGATAGTAGAATGTGGAGGAATGGAAAGCATTATGAACATTGGGCCGGTCAGGATCTGACAGATGAGTTGCCCGATGCTCCGCATACAGAGATGGTGTTTGAAAAGTTTACGGCAATTGGGAAATTAAGTACATAA
- a CDS encoding lycopene cyclase domain-containing protein has translation MNYFYLLINLMLLLLSFMLVLDKKANPMRSWKHMAPAVLVSGVVFSGAALFFNQFKIFFFNPEYTVGVNILQLPIEEIMFHFVLAFAGLNIYVVLNAHFPKNNLEKFSLSISNLLLGLLIAMLFFAHSKLYCVVTFSMLFILLFYVEYVNKLRFTYKFYRAYVVLLIPFCLLYMFVGGLPILTYAIDKTINLTLGPIPFESFFYLMSVLLTSVYLFEVLKSKA, from the coding sequence ATGAATTACTTCTATTTACTGATCAATCTGATGCTGCTTCTTTTGTCATTTATGTTGGTTTTGGATAAAAAAGCAAACCCTATGAGAAGCTGGAAGCATATGGCTCCGGCAGTATTAGTTTCAGGAGTTGTATTTTCGGGTGCTGCACTTTTCTTTAATCAATTTAAAATATTCTTTTTTAATCCTGAATATACTGTTGGAGTTAATATTCTTCAATTGCCCATTGAAGAAATTATGTTTCACTTTGTTTTGGCTTTTGCCGGGCTAAATATCTATGTGGTTTTGAATGCGCATTTTCCCAAAAATAACCTCGAAAAATTCAGTCTTTCCATCAGTAATTTATTGTTGGGGTTGCTAATTGCAATGCTATTTTTTGCCCACAGTAAATTATATTGTGTTGTTACCTTTTCTATGCTGTTCATATTACTTTTTTATGTAGAGTATGTAAACAAGCTTAGGTTTACATATAAGTTTTATAGGGCTTATGTAGTATTGCTTATCCCTTTTTGTTTGTTGTATATGTTTGTTGGGGGTTTGCCAATTCTAACTTATGCAATTGATAAAACTATTAACCTAACCTTAGGCCCGATTCCATTTGAATCCTTCTTTTATCTTATGAGTGTTCTTTTGACAAGTGTTTATTTATTTGAAGTACTTAAAAGTAAAGCCTAA